A stretch of DNA from Thalassococcus arenae:
CAGGAGGCGCACCGCCTGGCCGGCGATATCGACTATATCCTCAAGGTGCGGGTCCAGAACGCGCGGGCCTACGACACCTTTTACCAGGCGCTGATTTCCGAGGTGCGGGTGCACGAGGTCACCGCGCTGCTGTCGATGGAGGAAATCAAGGCGACCACGGCGCTGCCCTTGTGACGCGCGCCGGATCGCCGGGCCGCAAGCCTGGTCAGGCGCTGACCATCAGCCGGGTCAGGCCGTGGAAATGGTAGCTGTCCGCGTAGACCGGGGGGGCGACGATGCGCAGCCCGGGCAGGGCATCGAAGAGGATCGGCAACGCGACCCGCATCTCGAGCCGGGCCAGCGGTGCGCCGACGCAGAAATGCAACCCGCCGCCGAAGGTATGGTGCGTGACCGGTGCGCGCCCAGGGTCGAACCGGTCGGGGTCCGGCCAGATCGCCGGGTCGCGATTGGCGGCGGCCAGCAAAAGGGCCACCTGGTCGCCGCGGCGGAAGGTATGGCCGAACAGCTCGGCCTCTTCGTAGGCGTGGCGGGTGAACATGTGCAGCGGCGGGTCGAAGCGCAGGATCTCTTCGCAGATTGGCTCGGCGGTGTCGGGCGTGATCGTCGTGCCGGCTTGCAGCAGGGATTTGACGCCATTGGCCAGGCTGTGAACCGTCGCCTCGTGTCCGGCATTCAGGATCAGGATGCAGGTGGCGATCAGTTCGTCGCGGTTCAGCCTGTCGCCGTCGGTCTCGGCAGCGATCAGGTGGGTGATGAGATCGTCGCGCGGATCGGCGCGGCGGGTCTCGATATAGTCGGCAAGA
This window harbors:
- a CDS encoding cytochrome P450, yielding MQRIAQDPGDPGFVQNPYPHYHAMRRLGDMIWWDEFAMPCAVSHRAVQALLRDRRFGREIPAEMAPAIPARLRPFYKVEAHSLLEAEPPRHTRLRGLVLRAFTSRRIAALGPEIAALAHALLRDAHTGPFDLLEHFCTPIPVRIIARLLGVPEAMAPQLLAWSHAMVAMYQAGRTRAVEDAAAAAADEFSAFLADYIETRRADPRDDLITHLIAAETDGDRLNRDELIATCILILNAGHEATVHSLANGVKSLLQAGTTITPDTAEPICEEILRFDPPLHMFTRHAYEEAELFGHTFRRGDQVALLLAAANRDPAIWPDPDRFDPGRAPVTHHTFGGGLHFCVGAPLARLEMRVALPILFDALPGLRIVAPPVYADSYHFHGLTRLMVSA